In Anaerobacillus sp. CMMVII, a single window of DNA contains:
- a CDS encoding cell wall metabolism sensor histidine kinase WalK, translated as MNRKGIFTKLFVTNMVIVLVAFVFFCSIFLYLFHLNLYENYEEISEHYEELIKDHILLLDEVGWDNEIVRSSFELSFNQLGRNIFLYDSNGQLLYYPNNPNVVEVDRSIIVQAVSGEKFSKGMRIEEGLIYVIATPLKIDAESAREYVMVMKFNEVNHEYKQLIFMIFITFSITIAVAAIILWLTSKKMTAPLREMNHVALKLAKGNFTEKVKVRSKDEIGHLGETFNYMANELASLEQMRKDFMANVSHDLRSPLTSIKGLLVAFLDGTIPKDQTNYYYKVMKSETERLIKLVNDLLDMTQLEAGQIQLKPDSYNLTEQMRLVMVKMEPQLVKYQLDIELLSEDDDLLVVADADRIEQVLINLIQNAIQHSPPKSVIKLLIEKQGDQAVIEVEDFGRGIKTEDIEKIWERFYKTDRARSKKVGTGIGLSIVKSILDLHHSGIEVRSEVNRGTMFTFRLPLSK; from the coding sequence ATGAATAGAAAAGGGATTTTTACGAAGCTATTTGTAACAAACATGGTCATCGTGTTAGTGGCTTTTGTGTTTTTTTGCTCGATCTTTCTATATCTATTTCATCTAAATCTCTACGAGAATTATGAAGAAATCTCTGAGCACTACGAGGAACTGATAAAGGACCATATTCTACTACTAGATGAAGTAGGGTGGGACAATGAGATCGTCAGGTCTTCGTTTGAACTAAGTTTTAACCAGTTAGGTCGAAACATCTTTCTCTATGACTCCAATGGCCAGCTTCTTTATTATCCGAATAACCCAAATGTGGTGGAAGTTGATCGCTCTATTATTGTACAAGCGGTAAGCGGGGAGAAGTTCTCTAAAGGAATGAGAATTGAAGAGGGCCTGATTTATGTCATAGCGACTCCATTAAAAATAGATGCAGAGTCTGCGAGAGAGTATGTGATGGTCATGAAATTTAATGAAGTCAATCATGAATATAAACAATTGATCTTTATGATTTTCATTACCTTCTCTATTACGATTGCGGTTGCGGCCATTATTTTATGGCTTACATCTAAAAAAATGACCGCACCTCTTAGAGAAATGAACCATGTCGCCTTAAAGTTAGCCAAAGGAAATTTTACAGAGAAAGTGAAGGTTCGCTCAAAAGATGAAATTGGTCACCTAGGTGAGACGTTTAATTACATGGCGAATGAATTGGCTAGCCTAGAGCAAATGAGAAAAGACTTTATGGCAAATGTCTCTCATGACCTTCGTTCGCCGCTGACTTCAATTAAAGGGCTATTGGTCGCTTTTCTAGATGGTACCATTCCAAAGGATCAAACGAATTATTATTACAAAGTCATGAAAAGTGAAACCGAACGTCTTATCAAGCTTGTGAATGACCTCTTAGATATGACACAACTAGAGGCAGGACAAATTCAACTAAAACCTGATTCGTATAATCTAACAGAACAAATGCGGTTGGTCATGGTGAAAATGGAACCGCAATTAGTAAAGTATCAACTTGATATCGAATTACTTAGCGAGGACGACGACTTGCTTGTTGTTGCTGATGCCGATCGAATTGAACAAGTGTTGATAAATCTAATCCAAAACGCTATTCAACATTCGCCACCTAAAAGTGTAATTAAACTTCTAATCGAAAAGCAAGGCGACCAGGCTGTCATAGAGGTTGAAGATTTTGGTAGAGGCATTAAGACTGAGGATATTGAAAAAATTTGGGAGCGTTTTTACAAAACAGACCGAGCTCGTTCTAAGAAGGTAGGAACCGGTATCGGCTTATCAATTGTAAAATCAATCCTCGATTTACATCATTCAGGGATTGAAGTTCGAAGTGAAGTGAACCGAGGAACGATGTTTACATTTAGACTTCCTCTTTCTAAGTGA
- a CDS encoding MMPL family transporter: MKKLAEFSSNRKWMWVVLLLWVIVAGALSAAPSANDYTVNTGDDDLPQNAKSVIASEKVNSYFTEDNGLLALLVFHNEYGWDEGSYGEIDKVSEWLASDVNGLETIQSTIPYHIFPGHAKSAFQSEDKTTVVLPVMLYSGLEMSEINDTVTSIQEVSDQEMAVGALKITGPAGIASDTIAIFSNADLVLLFSTIGLVLVLLILIYRSPLLAIIPLVAVVFVYQVVDRVLGLFAANEVFSIETQSLSIVMILLFGATTDYCLFVFSRYREELRKQESKHLAMKEAMEEVGEPIFFSGATVFAAMLVLLLADYGPYQNFAYVFAITIAIVLLAGLTLIPALFTIFGRRSFWPVIPKVGEETLAKNRFWGAVGTFVTKKPKLAAGVVLVILIINALNVTTIQYSFNLINSFPEDMKSRIGFEQLEQSFPAGELAPVTVLLEKQEGFLLTDEEFDAIETLNEKLISLDGVATTSLPEREALQTGEVHGTSLYSEDHQALKFNLILSDNPYTLEGLDTMDQLNEVREELLSASGLENYQLYFAGQSAKQADVRQLNNRDTLVVVITVTLIIFVMLIFHSRSLVAPIYMMATILLSYFSALGLSWFVFENFFGFEGMSYRIPLYAFVFLVALGVDYNIMLISRIREETRHFNIREAVQRGVALTGGVISSAGLILAATFGVLMTQPILELFMFGFIVSLGILMDAFIVRGVLVPAIVTLLKGWNWWPSKKRVPQREQ, from the coding sequence ATGAAAAAGTTAGCTGAGTTTTCTTCAAACAGAAAATGGATGTGGGTTGTTTTATTATTATGGGTCATAGTCGCGGGCGCACTGAGTGCAGCTCCTTCGGCAAATGATTATACGGTCAATACTGGTGACGATGATTTGCCGCAAAATGCCAAATCAGTCATCGCGAGTGAAAAGGTCAATTCATATTTTACGGAAGACAATGGGCTCCTGGCCTTACTTGTTTTTCATAACGAATATGGTTGGGATGAAGGGAGCTATGGCGAGATTGATAAGGTGAGTGAATGGTTGGCCAGTGACGTTAATGGGCTGGAAACGATTCAATCAACGATCCCATATCATATTTTTCCTGGTCATGCGAAGTCAGCCTTTCAATCAGAGGATAAAACTACGGTTGTCCTACCTGTGATGTTATATTCTGGATTAGAAATGTCTGAGATTAATGACACGGTAACTTCTATTCAGGAAGTTAGTGATCAGGAGATGGCAGTTGGGGCATTGAAAATTACCGGACCAGCCGGGATTGCCTCAGATACGATTGCCATTTTTTCTAATGCGGATTTAGTGCTGCTATTTTCGACAATTGGGTTAGTTCTTGTCTTATTAATTTTGATTTACCGTTCGCCTTTATTAGCAATTATTCCATTAGTCGCTGTTGTGTTTGTGTACCAAGTAGTTGACCGGGTCCTCGGCTTGTTTGCCGCAAATGAGGTGTTCTCAATTGAAACACAGTCGTTATCGATTGTGATGATTTTGCTATTCGGGGCTACCACAGATTATTGTTTATTCGTTTTTTCTAGGTACCGTGAAGAATTAAGAAAGCAAGAAAGTAAACACCTTGCCATGAAGGAAGCGATGGAAGAAGTTGGAGAACCAATTTTCTTTAGTGGTGCAACTGTATTTGCGGCTATGCTAGTCTTACTTTTAGCAGACTACGGTCCTTATCAGAACTTCGCCTATGTTTTTGCGATTACGATTGCGATAGTTTTACTAGCTGGGTTAACGTTAATTCCAGCGTTGTTCACAATTTTTGGACGTCGCTCGTTCTGGCCTGTAATACCAAAGGTTGGAGAGGAAACATTAGCAAAAAATCGTTTCTGGGGAGCTGTCGGTACTTTTGTTACTAAAAAACCAAAGCTTGCTGCAGGGGTTGTATTAGTAATCCTAATTATCAATGCTTTGAATGTTACTACGATCCAATATTCTTTTAATCTTATTAATTCATTTCCAGAGGATATGAAGTCACGGATTGGATTTGAACAATTAGAACAGAGTTTTCCAGCAGGTGAGCTTGCACCTGTGACAGTTCTACTAGAGAAACAAGAAGGCTTTCTTTTAACAGACGAGGAATTTGACGCAATTGAGACATTGAATGAGAAACTCATAAGTCTTGATGGAGTCGCAACTACTTCGTTACCAGAGCGTGAAGCGTTGCAAACCGGAGAAGTTCACGGAACTTCATTGTACTCAGAAGATCATCAAGCGCTAAAATTTAATTTAATCCTCTCTGACAATCCCTACACACTCGAAGGATTAGATACGATGGATCAATTGAATGAGGTACGTGAGGAACTCCTTAGCGCAAGTGGTCTAGAAAATTACCAGCTATACTTTGCTGGACAGTCAGCAAAGCAAGCAGATGTGCGCCAACTAAACAATCGAGACACGCTGGTTGTTGTTATTACTGTCACACTAATTATCTTTGTGATGCTAATCTTCCATTCGCGCTCGTTAGTGGCGCCAATTTATATGATGGCGACGATTTTACTTTCGTATTTTTCAGCGTTAGGGTTAAGTTGGTTTGTTTTTGAGAACTTCTTCGGATTTGAGGGCATGAGTTATCGAATTCCGCTATATGCATTCGTCTTCCTTGTTGCACTTGGAGTTGACTACAACATCATGTTAATTTCGAGAATACGTGAGGAAACACGTCATTTTAATATCAGAGAAGCTGTTCAACGTGGGGTGGCTTTAACTGGTGGGGTAATTTCATCGGCTGGTTTAATCTTAGCAGCCACCTTTGGGGTCCTAATGACGCAACCAATTTTGGAACTATTTATGTTTGGTTTTATCGTTAGTTTAGGGATTTTAATGGATGCCTTTATTGTTCGTGGTGTTCTTGTCCCTGCTATCGTGACACTATTGAAAGGTTGGAATTGGTGGCCTTCAAAAAAAAGAGTCCCTCAAAGGGAACAATAA
- a CDS encoding GAF domain-containing sensor histidine kinase — MFYIELSHYYIIFILLVSFLAVTEYYPFPVWKGFTTLSFPIIFTIDLVYGLPVLIVVYALIVLVVNILHKRPLRVVCFNPAQLILSYLAAKGLMVLIFEAFPVSRSITDFAFILEIMFVVSLFYIINNLLVDIVLLIRPQPYPFALWRKKTLTELISFVFSISYVILLFFLGGQNRGIIDGFSFFFFFSPLIGLSLLGASNSRLRKEKNRLKTLFSITKQLNKQLPSKDWVSSLQHGTKELLGVEATLLWIKEDEKWELVLVEGRVSRSEDLAQQDFETINRPTVFPDHRKEFGPVNEYFEEGLKTSVYAPLYFENELVGMLVVARSRTHSFNEEDVQLVYALANQLAVVVKTRLLISEQEKRIVLEERNRIAREIHDGIAQTLAGGIMKLETVKRKWHLAPERSVDFIDDSLGKLRQSLKEVRDVIYALRPLPTEHVSLQQAIKKRITTLEDEHGLAISFHVNGEPIVLANQVEKVMFETLQESLQNVIKHADATKIEVQLNYQTEHVLLKIKDNGKGFSLMDAMIKARNDAHFGIMSMNEEAKKIEAFLQIESTPGEGTMIILKVPKP; from the coding sequence ATGTTTTACATTGAACTAAGTCATTATTACATTATTTTTATTTTACTTGTGAGCTTTTTGGCGGTAACAGAATATTATCCATTCCCTGTATGGAAAGGATTTACGACCTTAAGCTTCCCAATTATCTTTACGATTGACCTTGTTTATGGACTTCCAGTATTAATTGTTGTCTATGCGTTGATTGTTCTAGTGGTTAACATTCTTCATAAGCGCCCGCTTCGAGTGGTTTGTTTTAATCCGGCACAACTTATTTTAAGCTATCTAGCCGCTAAAGGATTGATGGTGCTAATTTTTGAAGCATTTCCGGTATCTCGTTCAATCACTGATTTTGCATTTATCTTAGAAATTATGTTTGTTGTTTCCTTATTTTATATAATTAATAATTTATTAGTGGATATAGTTCTGTTGATCCGCCCGCAACCTTATCCTTTTGCTTTATGGAGAAAAAAGACGTTAACAGAACTAATTAGTTTTGTCTTTTCTATATCCTATGTGATCTTACTTTTTTTCCTTGGCGGACAAAATCGAGGTATTATTGATGGTTTTTCTTTCTTTTTCTTCTTTTCACCGCTTATTGGTTTATCGTTATTAGGAGCGAGTAATTCAAGATTAAGAAAGGAAAAAAATCGTTTAAAGACGCTTTTTTCCATTACGAAGCAGTTAAATAAACAGTTACCATCAAAAGACTGGGTTAGTTCTTTGCAACATGGTACTAAGGAACTTCTAGGCGTTGAAGCAACTTTGCTCTGGATAAAAGAGGATGAGAAATGGGAGTTGGTTCTCGTAGAAGGTCGTGTCAGTAGGAGTGAAGATTTAGCTCAGCAAGATTTCGAAACAATCAACAGGCCAACAGTTTTTCCAGATCACCGCAAAGAGTTTGGTCCAGTCAACGAATATTTTGAAGAAGGATTAAAGACTTCCGTATATGCTCCTTTGTACTTTGAAAATGAGCTAGTCGGAATGTTAGTTGTTGCCCGCAGTAGAACGCATAGCTTTAATGAGGAAGATGTTCAGTTAGTTTACGCACTCGCCAATCAGTTAGCTGTAGTAGTTAAGACGAGACTGTTAATCTCAGAACAAGAAAAACGCATCGTTCTAGAAGAACGTAATCGAATTGCTAGAGAAATACATGATGGCATCGCTCAAACTTTAGCAGGTGGAATCATGAAGCTTGAAACTGTAAAACGTAAATGGCATCTTGCACCGGAGCGATCGGTAGATTTTATTGACGATAGTCTTGGGAAATTACGCCAAAGTCTTAAAGAAGTAAGAGATGTTATCTATGCCCTCCGCCCCCTCCCAACTGAGCATGTAAGCCTGCAGCAAGCGATAAAAAAGAGGATAACTACTTTAGAAGACGAGCATGGCCTAGCAATCTCTTTCCATGTCAACGGAGAACCAATTGTTCTAGCTAATCAGGTTGAAAAAGTCATGTTTGAGACTCTGCAAGAAAGTTTACAAAATGTGATCAAGCATGCCGATGCTACAAAAATTGAAGTTCAGTTAAATTATCAAACCGAACATGTTCTATTGAAGATTAAAGACAATGGAAAAGGTTTTTCATTAATGGATGCAATGATCAAAGCTCGCAATGATGCTCATTTTGGGATTATGAGTATGAATGAGGAAGCGAAAAAAATTGAAGCATTTCTTCAAATTGAAAGTACTCCTGGAGAAGGAACAATGATTATTTTAAAGGTTCCAAAGCCCTAG
- a CDS encoding response regulator transcription factor, with protein MIKVMLIDDHTVLRDGLKSIFEMEDDISVIGEAESGEVALEEVPKLMPDVILMDINLPDQNGVEITRQIKEKYKDIKVLILTMHSHEEYFMSAIREGADGYLLKDAPSEQVVEAVRTVMRGEGVIHPSMTKKLLTFHQQQTTATRETELTEREKEVLTCLVRGLSNKEIAEQLFISDKTVKIHVSKIFKKINVKSRSQAVIHAIQHQIVPTP; from the coding sequence TTGATTAAAGTGATGTTAATTGATGACCATACAGTGTTACGAGATGGCTTAAAAAGTATTTTTGAAATGGAAGATGATATTTCTGTGATCGGTGAGGCAGAATCAGGTGAAGTTGCCCTAGAAGAAGTCCCGAAGCTAATGCCAGATGTTATTTTAATGGATATCAATTTACCAGATCAAAATGGCGTTGAAATCACAAGGCAAATTAAAGAGAAATACAAAGACATCAAAGTGTTAATTTTAACGATGCATAGCCATGAAGAGTATTTTATGTCTGCGATTAGAGAAGGAGCAGATGGATACCTTCTGAAAGATGCTCCTTCTGAACAGGTAGTGGAAGCTGTTAGAACAGTGATGCGCGGTGAGGGGGTTATTCATCCCTCTATGACTAAGAAGCTATTAACCTTCCACCAACAGCAAACGACTGCAACAAGAGAAACGGAACTAACTGAGCGAGAGAAAGAAGTGCTTACTTGCTTAGTTCGTGGCTTGAGCAATAAGGAAATTGCCGAACAGCTTTTTATTAGTGACAAGACTGTAAAAATTCATGTTAGTAAAATTTTTAAAAAGATTAATGTAAAAAGTAGATCGCAAGCGGTCATCCATGCGATCCAACATCAAATCGTACCAACGCCATAA